In one Rutidosis leptorrhynchoides isolate AG116_Rl617_1_P2 chromosome 8, CSIRO_AGI_Rlap_v1, whole genome shotgun sequence genomic region, the following are encoded:
- the LOC139861423 gene encoding caffeoyl-CoA O-methyltransferase-like: MASTGETQVAKHQEVGHKSLLQSDALYQYILETSVYPREPESMKELREVTAKHPWNLMTTSADEGQFLNLLLKLINAKNTMEIGVYTGYSLLSTALALPEDGKILALDINRENYEIGLPIIEKAGVAHKIDFREGPALPLLDQMVDDVKFHGSFDFIFVDADKDNYLNYHKRIIDLVKIGGVIGYDNTLWNGSLVAPADAPLRKYVRYYRDFVLELNKTLAVDSRVEICQLPVGDGITLCRRIS, translated from the exons ATGGCATCCACCGGAGAAACACAAGTAGCAAAACATCAAGAAGTTGGTCACAAAAGTCTCCTTCAAAGTGATGCACTTTATCAATACATACTTGAAACTAGCGTTTATCCACGAGAGCCGGAATCCATGAAAGAGCTACGTGAGGTCACTGCCAAACACCCATG GAACCTTATGACGACATCGGCCGATGAAGGACAGTTTTTGAACCTTCTTCTGAAGCTCATAAACGCTAAGAACACAATGGAAATAGGCGTTTACACCGGTTATTCCCTTCTGTCGACCGCTCTTGCTCTCCCTGAAGATGGAAAGATATTGGCGTTGGACATAAACCGTGAAAATTACGAAATTGGCCTTCCAATTATTGAGAAAGCGGGTGTTGCTCACAAGATTGACTTTAGAGAAGGCCCTGCTCTTCCTCTTCTTGATCAAATGGTTGACGAT GTTAAATTTCATGGATCGTTTGACTTTATATTTGTGGACGCGGATAAAGACAACTATCTCAACTATCACAAGAGAATAATTGATCTAGTGAAAATTGGGGGTGTGATAGGTTACGACAATACTCTTTGGAACGGGTCATTGGTGGCACCTGCAGACGCACCATTGAGGAAATACGTAAGATATTATAGGGATTTCGTGTTAGAGCTTAACAAAACCTTGGCTGTCGACTCAAGAGTCGAGATTTGTCAGCTTCCAGTGGGTGATGGAATCACTTTGTGTCGCCGTATAAGTTAG